The Lutibacter sp. Hel_I_33_5 genome has a window encoding:
- a CDS encoding glycosyltransferase family 4 protein — translation MKNKLHILFICGWYPSKVLPTNGDFIQRHAEAVSLKHEVSVLHIISDKNTHQNINIESNKINKVDTHIAYIKETNNSIIKFLRFWKAYFLLMKKIKPFDILHLNEIYPFGIFALHQKWIKKKPYIISEHWTGYHSPFNKSISTIEILVSKFIVKNANFVCPVSDNLKESMLSIGLKGNYFKIPNVVDTTIFKPTEELVEKFTIVHISSMLDTHKNITGMLDVAKKLEDSIGKFTWYFIGGEDKTYKGKLEKLNFTKANIEFIKHIPQKDLIQYLQQATVFVLFSNYENLPCVILESFCCGTPVISTDVGGIKEYFPNNFGKLIEKNNKKQLLESILEYQNKKIPKEEMHEYAKSNFSRMAIAENFSKLYYKTLKHKN, via the coding sequence TTGAAAAATAAATTGCATATTCTTTTTATATGTGGCTGGTATCCTTCTAAAGTTTTACCGACTAATGGCGACTTTATTCAACGCCACGCAGAAGCAGTTTCTTTAAAACATGAAGTTTCGGTACTTCATATTATTTCTGATAAAAATACTCATCAAAATATAAATATTGAATCTAATAAAATAAATAAAGTCGATACTCACATTGCTTATATAAAAGAAACTAATAATTCAATAATAAAATTTTTAAGGTTTTGGAAAGCTTATTTTCTCCTAATGAAAAAAATTAAGCCTTTTGATATTTTGCATTTAAATGAAATTTATCCATTTGGTATTTTTGCTCTACATCAAAAATGGATCAAGAAGAAACCTTATATAATTTCTGAACATTGGACGGGCTACCACTCCCCTTTTAATAAATCAATTAGTACAATTGAAATACTAGTTTCTAAATTCATTGTAAAAAATGCTAATTTTGTTTGTCCTGTTAGTGATAACCTAAAAGAATCGATGTTAAGTATTGGGCTAAAAGGTAATTACTTTAAGATTCCTAATGTTGTTGATACTACTATTTTTAAACCAACAGAAGAGTTGGTAGAAAAATTTACGATTGTACATATTTCTAGTATGCTTGATACGCATAAAAACATAACTGGAATGCTTGATGTTGCTAAAAAATTAGAAGATAGTATTGGTAAATTTACCTGGTATTTTATTGGTGGAGAGGATAAAACCTATAAAGGCAAACTTGAAAAATTAAATTTTACAAAAGCTAACATCGAATTCATTAAACATATTCCTCAAAAAGACCTTATACAGTATCTTCAACAAGCAACAGTTTTTGTACTCTTTAGTAATTATGAAAATTTACCTTGTGTAATTTTAGAATCTTTTTGTTGTGGAACACCAGTAATCTCTACAGATGTAGGTGGTATAAAAGAATATTTTCCAAATAATTTTGGAAAGCTTATAGAAAAAAACAATAAAAAACAATTACTAGAAAGTATATTAGAGTATCAAAATAAAAAAATACCGAAAGAAGAAATGCATGAATATGCTAAAAGTAATTTTAGTAGAATGGCTATTGCAGAAAATTTCTCTAAGCTATATTATAAAACCCTAAAACATAAAAATTGA
- a CDS encoding YjjG family noncanonical pyrimidine nucleotidase — protein sequence MNIKHIFFDLDHTLWDFEKNSDLSFKKVFRELNVKVDVDIFFKVYKPINFNYWKLYREEKVSKEVLRYGRLKDAFDAIQFEISDEVIDQIAIKYIDYLPDFNYLFEGTFELLDYLKDKYQLHIITNGFEEIQSKKMESSNIHHYFNQIITSESVGVKKPNPKVFDYALMKANAIKEESIMIGDNLEADIQGAINVGLRAIHCNFDNKKNNDKKITSVTSLLEIKQYL from the coding sequence ATGAATATTAAACACATATTTTTTGATTTAGATCACACATTGTGGGATTTTGAAAAAAACTCAGATCTTTCATTTAAAAAAGTATTCAGGGAACTAAACGTAAAAGTTGATGTAGATATTTTCTTTAAGGTCTATAAACCTATTAATTTTAATTACTGGAAATTATATAGAGAAGAAAAAGTGTCTAAAGAAGTTTTAAGATATGGAAGATTAAAAGACGCTTTTGATGCAATTCAATTTGAGATTTCAGATGAGGTGATAGATCAAATAGCGATTAAATATATAGATTATTTACCAGATTTTAATTATTTGTTTGAAGGTACTTTTGAACTCTTAGATTATTTAAAAGATAAATACCAATTACATATTATTACAAATGGATTTGAAGAAATTCAAAGTAAAAAAATGGAAAGCTCAAACATTCATCATTATTTTAATCAAATAATAACATCCGAATCTGTAGGTGTAAAGAAACCAAATCCTAAAGTTTTTGACTATGCTTTAATGAAAGCAAACGCTATAAAAGAAGAGTCAATTATGATTGGAGATAACTTAGAAGCTGATATTCAGGGGGCTATAAATGTTGGTCTAAGAGCAATTCATTGCAATTTTGATAATAAAAAAAATAATGATAAAAAGATAACTTCTGTCACTTCGCTTTTAGAAATAAAACAATATCTTTAA
- a CDS encoding DUF5723 family protein, whose protein sequence is MIRRVLIIIFISFCSTIFSQNSNILYGFDEIPQTLLLNPGAETNYKFHAGIPLLSGVSLSYGISGFTLADLFVSKGDFSSKFDRVFNLLVPEDNIKVNVHIDILNAGYRYDDKTYLSFGFYEELDLIGYFPQDIATLLYKGNSVYLNRNFSFSQLSYKADILGVLHAGISRKINKRLNVGARAKIYSSSFNLYSNNNSGTITTTLGQNNIYKHYFTNLDVDVKTSGLVDEDDQFIEDVSRLYKKSFLNGNLGIGFDFGFTYHVRPDIEVTASILDLGFINYSKNIKNSFLNGTHATEGINFEYNPSSLLGYWAEFDAELTRNLPRGSNKESYLLWRPAKINAAVKYSFGEIRSKKCFTETYKKYYYNAIGFQLNTVMRPLKPQFSFTSFIEKTLSDKILVKATHTVDEYSFTNIGFGLTTRIGKVNVYGVVDNVLKLVDLSDANIFSLQFGVNLIID, encoded by the coding sequence ATGATAAGAAGAGTATTAATAATAATTTTCATATCATTTTGTAGTACTATATTTTCTCAAAATTCGAATATATTATATGGGTTCGATGAAATTCCTCAAACGTTACTATTAAACCCTGGAGCAGAAACTAATTATAAATTTCATGCTGGAATTCCTTTATTATCTGGAGTGTCTTTAAGTTATGGTATTTCTGGTTTTACACTAGCCGATTTATTTGTAAGTAAAGGAGATTTTTCATCAAAATTCGATAGAGTTTTCAATTTATTAGTTCCAGAAGATAATATCAAAGTAAATGTTCATATAGATATATTAAATGCTGGTTATCGATATGATGATAAAACGTATTTAAGTTTCGGGTTTTATGAAGAATTAGATTTAATTGGTTATTTCCCACAAGATATTGCAACACTTTTATATAAAGGTAATTCAGTATATTTAAATAGAAACTTTTCTTTTTCTCAGTTAAGTTATAAAGCAGATATTTTAGGTGTGTTGCATGCCGGAATTAGTAGAAAAATAAATAAGAGATTAAATGTTGGAGCTAGAGCAAAAATTTATTCATCTAGTTTTAATTTATATTCTAATAATAATTCAGGTACAATTACCACTACTTTAGGACAGAATAATATTTATAAGCACTATTTTACAAATCTTGATGTAGATGTTAAAACATCAGGATTAGTTGATGAGGATGACCAATTTATAGAAGATGTTTCTAGATTATATAAAAAGTCTTTTTTAAATGGTAATTTAGGGATAGGTTTTGATTTTGGGTTTACGTATCATGTAAGACCAGATATTGAAGTTACAGCTAGTATTTTAGATCTTGGTTTTATTAATTATAGCAAGAATATTAAAAATTCTTTTTTAAATGGTACGCATGCTACAGAAGGAATTAATTTTGAATACAATCCTTCAAGTTTATTGGGTTATTGGGCAGAATTTGATGCGGAATTAACAAGGAATTTACCAAGGGGAAGTAATAAAGAATCGTATTTGCTTTGGAGGCCAGCTAAAATAAATGCTGCTGTAAAGTATAGTTTTGGAGAAATAAGAAGTAAAAAATGTTTTACTGAAACGTATAAAAAGTATTATTATAACGCAATAGGTTTTCAGTTAAATACAGTTATGAGACCCTTGAAACCTCAATTTTCATTTACTTCGTTTATAGAGAAAACATTATCTGATAAAATTTTAGTAAAAGCAACACATACAGTAGACGAGTATTCTTTTACAAATATTGGTTTTGGTCTTACAACAAGAATTGGAAAAGTAAATGTATATGGTGTAGTAGATAATGTTTTAAAACTTGTAGATTTATCAGATGCAAATATTTTTTCTTTACAATTTGGAGTAAATTTAATTATTGATTAA